A genomic window from Acidimicrobiales bacterium includes:
- a CDS encoding serine/threonine-protein kinase, whose product MPYTVVSRLARGGMGVVDLATGPGGTSVALKRVAVAGGPGELAVARARIRREAEVLRRLSHPGIVRLLDVLDDGGDLVLVMPYLPGGSLADRVARDGPLPAAEVAWLARHLLDALAAAHRAGVVHRDVKPANVLFDGTGRPHLADFGVASTGDVTAGLTAHGWVVGTPEFMAPEQARGERPGPAADVFSLGATLVHAATGRSPYGTGDPHALLLRAAAGRVEPLPRSLPPALRRLLAAMLERQPERRPSAAALLGGPAGTRPRRPAVRSRGAAVRSGALVVAVVAACLGLAVATVAAVRAVGGDEPAEAAALPTTTTVAPTTVPPCTDLPYQPCGRPPAPNTDGRRCTGATADYDGEAGNGCEAEPDGSDGAVLAGRLTANLVPAADTDTFPFEASDGFQVLCDGAVTVTLTAPAGVAQRLEVVRDGDVLGTAVSADGAPAEVRVRERDCGGDDGGTYEARVSSVGTDRTAAHYELEVAGHF is encoded by the coding sequence GTGCCCTACACGGTGGTCAGCCGCCTGGCGAGGGGCGGGATGGGCGTCGTCGACCTCGCCACCGGCCCGGGCGGCACGTCGGTCGCGCTGAAGCGGGTGGCGGTGGCCGGCGGCCCCGGAGAGCTGGCCGTGGCGAGGGCCCGCATCCGCCGCGAGGCCGAGGTGCTCCGGCGCCTGTCGCACCCGGGCATCGTCCGCCTCCTCGACGTGCTCGACGACGGCGGCGACCTCGTGCTCGTCATGCCCTACCTCCCCGGCGGCAGCCTGGCCGACCGGGTGGCGAGGGACGGGCCCCTCCCTGCCGCCGAGGTGGCCTGGCTGGCCCGCCACCTCCTCGACGCCCTGGCCGCCGCCCACCGCGCCGGGGTCGTGCACCGGGACGTGAAGCCGGCCAACGTGCTGTTCGACGGGACCGGGCGCCCCCACCTCGCCGACTTCGGGGTGGCGTCGACGGGCGACGTGACGGCGGGGCTGACCGCCCACGGCTGGGTGGTCGGCACGCCCGAGTTCATGGCCCCCGAGCAGGCGAGGGGCGAGCGGCCGGGACCGGCGGCCGACGTCTTCTCGCTCGGCGCCACGCTGGTCCACGCCGCCACCGGGCGCTCCCCGTACGGCACCGGCGACCCCCACGCCCTGCTCCTGCGGGCCGCCGCCGGGCGGGTCGAGCCCCTCCCCCGCTCGCTCCCGCCGGCGCTCCGCCGCCTGCTCGCGGCGATGCTCGAGCGCCAGCCCGAACGCCGACCCTCGGCCGCCGCCCTCCTCGGCGGTCCGGCCGGCACCCGGCCCCGCCGGCCGGCGGTGCGGTCCCGCGGCGCGGCCGTCCGGTCCGGTGCCCTGGTCGTCGCCGTGGTCGCCGCCTGCCTCGGGCTGGCGGTGGCGACGGTCGCCGCCGTGCGGGCCGTCGGCGGCGACGAGCCGGCCGAGGCGGCCGCCCTGCCCACGACCACGACGGTGGCCCCGACCACCGTCCCGCCCTGCACCGACCTGCCCTACCAGCCGTGCGGCCGGCCGCCGGCCCCGAACACGGACGGCCGCCGCTGCACGGGCGCGACCGCCGACTACGACGGCGAGGCCGGCAACGGCTGCGAGGCCGAGCCCGACGGCAGCGACGGCGCCGTCCTCGCCGGTCGGCTGACCGCCAACCTGGTGCCCGCGGCGGACACCGACACCTTCCCGTTCGAGGCCTCCGACGGGTTCCAGGTGCTCTGCGACGGCGCCGTGACCGTCACCCTGACGGCGCCGGCCGGCGTGGCCCAGCGGCTGGAGGTGGTGCGGGACGGCGACGTCCTCGGCACGGCGGTCAGCGCCGACGGGGCGCCCGCCGAGGTGCGGGTGCGGGAGCGGGACTGCGGCGGCGACGACGGCGGGACCTACGAGGCCAGGGTCTCCTCGGTCGGCACCGACCGCACGGCCGCCCACTACGAGCTCGAGGTCGCCGGCCACTTCTGA
- a CDS encoding LLM class F420-dependent oxidoreductase translates to MPTSAPLGVTFASLQALGPAAAPEVARRAEALGYRSFWTAEVTGPEAFATLAAAGAAAPTLGLGTGVIALQLRTPMVVAMAGATLQALHPDADVVLGIGISSPVVTGRWHGVPYGDRPLARVREYVTLLEACLSGEPVTFSGEFWSVSKFRLGVRLGERRPKVVVGALNEGMLRLAGEVADGVLLNYLPASHVPWSVEQVRKGGDATIHAYVHTGVCERADGLDLARRDLFSYAVVDAYARSFERAGFGAEVAEIRARHGAGDRDGALAAVSDRMVDAIDVMGDEATVAATVAEYVDAGVEVPILMPLPWGPDRMAVVDATLRAAAGTTRP, encoded by the coding sequence ATGCCGACCTCCGCGCCGCTCGGCGTGACCTTCGCCAGCCTCCAGGCCCTCGGTCCGGCGGCCGCCCCCGAGGTGGCCCGGCGGGCCGAGGCCCTCGGCTACCGGTCGTTCTGGACGGCGGAGGTGACCGGGCCGGAGGCGTTCGCCACCCTCGCCGCGGCCGGCGCGGCGGCGCCGACGCTCGGCCTGGGCACCGGCGTGATCGCCCTCCAGCTGCGCACGCCGATGGTCGTGGCCATGGCCGGGGCGACCCTCCAGGCCCTCCACCCCGACGCCGACGTCGTCCTCGGCATCGGCATCTCGTCGCCGGTGGTCACCGGCCGCTGGCACGGCGTGCCCTACGGCGACCGCCCGCTCGCCCGGGTGCGGGAGTACGTCACCCTGCTCGAGGCCTGCCTGTCCGGGGAGCCGGTGACGTTCTCGGGCGAGTTCTGGTCGGTGTCGAAGTTCCGCCTCGGCGTCCGCCTCGGCGAGCGGCGCCCCAAGGTCGTCGTCGGCGCCCTCAACGAGGGCATGCTCCGCCTGGCCGGCGAGGTGGCCGACGGCGTGCTGCTCAACTACCTCCCCGCCTCCCACGTGCCCTGGTCCGTCGAGCAGGTGCGGAAGGGCGGCGACGCCACCATCCACGCCTACGTCCACACCGGGGTGTGCGAGCGGGCCGACGGCCTCGACCTCGCCCGGCGCGACCTGTTCTCCTACGCCGTCGTCGACGCCTACGCCCGCAGCTTCGAGCGGGCCGGCTTCGGCGCCGAGGTGGCCGAGATCCGGGCCCGCCACGGGGCCGGCGACCGGGACGGCGCCCTGGCCGCCGTGTCCGACCGGATGGTCGACGCCATCGACGTCATGGGCGACGAGGCGACGGTGGCCGCGACCGTCGCCGAGTACGTCGACGCCGGCGTGGAGGTCCCGATCCTGATGCCGCTGCCCTGGGGCCCGGACCGCATGGCCGTCGTCGACGCCACCCTCCGGGCCGCCGCCGGCACCACCCGGCCCTAG